ACAACATCATGAACTAAAACTCCTTGTTTAATTACACATGAATTCAAGTAGCTGTAGTTCCTCAGTCTGCTCCATCATTTGTTTCTCTGCTGTGAAGAGCTACTGGACCCAGAAGTTCCTTAAATCCTGCAGTGTTCCTAAAGGAtacggacaggaagtacaggagGTGCTGGTAAACATTActactgtgttttgtttaaacttACTCACCCAGGAGATAATAGCATCTGCCTTAATTTAAAGGGCTGTCCCTTACCTGTCTCGTTTGGACTGCATGACGTAGGAGCGCTCTCTTCTCAGCTGCTCCAGTCGCTCTCTGACAACCGTTTTCTGCTGATTCTTATCCTcctaaaaaacaatacaaatgctGATAACAAATAACTTGTACAAAACTGTTCAGATTCTCTTAATAAACAGCATTTTACCTGTGGGAGATCTTGTGTGAGGTGCCTTAGCCTGTCGGTGTGTTTCAAGCCAAGCAGGTCTTCCTCTGCCTTTCTGTTCTGGATGATGGACAGATGCTCCTGAacctaaaacacaaacagtgtcACCTTTGTCTCCAACCAACATCTGAATACCCTTTCATTGcccctctccacctctctttATTGGGTAAAGTTGTGCTTAAATCCCTACTCTGATTCTACACCTTTCTCTCACCCTCAGTAGttgtctctctttatctctttgCTGCCTCTGTTCCACCTTTTTTTGCATGTCCACCAGGTTGCGCATtgtcctttctctctccatcgCCGACACTggctctcttgctctctctctctccgtcatTGTGGATTCCCTCATTGCCTCGCCTCCTGCAGGGCTACAGTCAACCTTTACAACAGGAAACAGCAGATGTAAGGTACTATAAAATAAGTTGATGATGTAAACATTGGATGCCCAAAGATGAAACAGCGGACTTACTGTGACTTGTGAGTTATATTCGTGGTACTCCACATGAGAGGGTTCAGGCCCTCTCAGGTCCCACGGCTCATTGGCACACATTTCCACCTCAAGCATTTCTCTGTCCACATTTGGGGTCTCGTCATTTTCCAGTTCAGAGCAGTAGTCACCAGCATGCTGCTCAACCTCAGGAGGTTCAAAGATGTTTAAAGCCTGCAGGGTCTCTTCTACCAAAGCTTTTGTTTGGGGGTCACATTCAAAATCTCCATCCTCTGGTCGATAAGAGATTGCTCTTTCCTCCAAGGTCAACTAATGAAAATTTCAAATgagaataaaatcaaatgttcGTCACACAAGGTTTTATGATCTTCACACTTAGAGAGTACCTGTTCTACTGTGCTGCCCTGCTGGTCTGCAGACTGATCTGTGGATTCAGAGTGGAGCTGAGTGggtttcttctcttctctgtcaCTCTCTGCAGAAGTCTcctcacactgtgtgtgttcagctgtgCTGCTTGTGTCACTTGACCGTACTTCCTGGCCCTGTTCTCCACCTGCAGCCCCTGCTGCCTCATAGTCGGTGTCCTCCTCTGCTGGTTGGCTCCATGCAAAGGCAATCAGTGAGCCCTGTTTCTCATAACTCTGGGGGCTCTTTGTTGCGGTGGAAACATCTTCTTCCTGGGCTCCCCCGTCTGCGGCGTGACTCTGATGAGTATTGCTCGTTGCATTGGAAACACTCAAGATCTCCAAGTAGGGCAGATCCTCCATGACTGCTCCACAACCTGGGGGAAAGTAACATGTTGGAGTTGCAACTGTGAGTTTTTGCTGATCTGTGTATGCCTGTGTTTGCAGTACCTGTACAGATGTCCTGTTCGTCAGTACATTCTGTGGCCTGCACCACCTGTAGGTCACTGACTGAATCCACGCTGGAGGCTTCATCTGGCACATTGCTGCTGTTTTGAGCATCAACCTGTCCACTGATGCAGGACTGAGCTGCAATTTGCTCATTGCTGCTACTTTCTTTTGAGTTTGGATCAGTAGTGAGTATTGAAGTAAGAGGGGCACCTGATATCAGTTGGAGAAAGTTGGTGTAGAGCGGTGCTTGAAGTTCAGATTTATATTCATCTTGCAGAGCTTGGAGACGCTCTGCACtctaacagaaacacagaattaTTTTAACAGTTGCTTCATTTAAAGATTGTGGAATCTTTGGATTGGATGCTGTGGTGGTCTGACTCACCTCGCCCTCCAGTGCTGGCAGTAATGTGGTCGCTTGGAcctcctgcagctccatcaGATGGATCAAGAGGAGCAGTGAACAATGCTCTAACTGGTGTTTGTACCAAACTGCTGTTTGACTGCTTATATGAGGCTgattttttgtttgctttaaggGGGTCTGAGTGTCATTTGTGCTCTGCAGGCCGGTATAGATTTGTCTCAGCCTTTTTACACAGCCAGTTCTTAAAGCAGCTTCAGGGTTACTTTCTGCAGAAGTAACAGGAAACAATAGTGAAATAAATGAGGAGAATACAAGAGAAAGGAATCTGAAAAGCATGCAACAGAAATAGAAGGAATTATTGATTTACCCTCCTTTAAAGGCACTGTGCAAACTGGGTCTTGCAAATCCTCCATGGAAACCCTGTGTGCCAACTGGACCAGGtgctctctctcctgctcctgAGTCAGCACCAGCAACTGCAGCACTGCCCGCTGTAACAGGGCCAATGTTATGTTCTGATGCTCATAAAACTACTGGAGTGGTTTTCTTTCTGCCACTATTCATGAAGAATATGACTAGAGCAATGATACTGTATGACCTGATAAGCTGCCCATTTCTCAGAACAATAAATCTGACATTACCTGCTGTGGTGACACTGAGATAAAGTCTTtcttctgctcttcctcttcactGTGTAGCCATAGGGCCGCCTGCTCTGCTCTGCAGGGACTCTCTACATGTGGCCTGATATATGTGAGAAAGTTACCATACAAGTAAATCTGAGTGTGGAAAGTGCATAAAGCAAGACCTGATGATAATGCGTCATTTCCACTTccactgttcactttgagcaaTTGATAGCTCACCATGTCTCCCAGGACTGCCGAGCTGCCAGCAGGGCGCTGTAGGACATCTTTTCTCTCTGAGCTCTGAGAGTTGCTAAACTGATGAATAGACAAAACAGTCTCAGGCTCTCCCTGTCGAGCCTGGAAGAGAAGAGATTAATGAGTAAACTCAGTGCGGACCTGCATGTATTTACAGCCATATATATCTCACAAACAATTCCTTGAATTGGTGTTAATGTGttcaaaatgattttatattctttatgtGTTAGACATGTTTGTGTGATCTGCACTTGATTTGTTTAACAAGTACTTACCTCTGGCCCAGGGCTGTTAGTGAGTCCTTTTCTTGTTGACGAAATGTGTGTAACTCACACAGGAGCGACACGGCAGACCATGACTGTTCCCTGGACTCAGGAGAGCTTTTCAGGCAGGCCCTGCAGGAgagtcatttttttttgtgctcAAGTTTGATGCTCATTAAGGAAACATAGAAGGGGATTTCTAATTTGACGTTAAGAACATCGTTTTTTTTGGTCCGTTGTTGAACCAAGACATGTTGCTATATAGGTTTggatgtttgttgtgttttcaatttataacattttggATACTTTGTCATTATTTTCTCTATATATAATAACCTTTGGATTGCAGATTGATTATTTTTACTGtcataataattcaaatattaacTATCATTGTTGTGTTCACCTGTATATCCTGAATGCTCCTGGCAGCTCCGACAAACGAAGCATGTCTCCTGAAACCAAAGCCTCATCTGCACAATCCCCCAACCCCTCCCTTTCCTCTtgttgttgccatggcagcaggGTCTCCCAGATACTCAGAGCTGTGGTATCaccaaaaataataagaaaaagaaaacacaggaatgtGAAGCACCTGGAGCAGGATCCATGATAAGAGGAATTTATACTTAGATTTAAAGAGATTGTTCTCTCTGTTATACTGCGACAAAAGGTCAGAGAAACATTTCCTTACTGTAGTGCTCCTGCAGCATTTCTGTATAAAGCAGGTGGGTCACCACATCATACTTCACTTCCACCAAGTGAAGGACATCTGACAGGGAGAGACAACCCCAGGCCTGATGCCATTCCCCAATGCTTTGGCCCTGCCAGGGAGAGGGCAATATACTGTGCACACCCTCTGATGCCAATCTAAGAAAACCACCAACACATATTATCAACATGTTATAGAAATCAAGAACTTAAAATGGCAGcttttaacattaaataaaactggTAGCTGTGTTGAGtggttacaaaaataaaaaacattcacctatcatttaaataaaattgtgtgcaattgttaaaataatacaatatgactttttaaaggaaatggaaatgaataCACTCAGGGCTTTTCTGTATCAGCCTTACTTGTTCCAGGATGGCCAGTTTTGCATGATCATAGGATTTGGAAGACTTTAGGTGGATATATGCGTATCAGATATTACTGAGCAGTTTACAGACTTTGTTCTGCTTGTGATGCTTTTACAACATGTTAGCGTATGCAAAATTATTACATATTGGTCACTTCCCATTTTCAACAGAAGTCATAAAATATGTAAGTAATTAAAAGCATCTCTTAAGCATAAATTAGGCTTCTTGACCATAGTGTTTGGGTAACATTTAAAGTTCTTATTGAGATGCTAACCTGGCCCAGCAGTGCCTGGCTGCCTTCCTCAGGCTCTGCACACCTCTCACATTCCCATGCATCTCTTTTTTGAAAGTGTTCGGATCTGTACTTTGGTGGAGGCATTTCTGCACATAAGGATCAATAATAACTGGTTTGTCCATCATATAAAGAGTGTTGAGATTTCCAACATTCACCAGCTGGAGGTCCCAGTAGAGCTGCAGATAACAAAGTTGACACTTAGCTAGTAGAGATGACGAAACAATATCATAGTGAAATTTAGTAAAAGCAAACCAAATGAATGACAaccttttccttcttttctctctccttttccatTTCTAGCAGAACATCCAACACATTTTCACCAAGACAAGACCCATTACTATAACCTCCTGCAATctgaaacagacacagaggCACAGAGAAATATCCCATAATGACGAATGAACATTTGATGAAACGAGATCCTCtttcttgtttaaaaaaggactAAGTTTCTACCTTCTTCATGGCCACATGTGCTTCATCAGTGTTGGAGGGAAAATGAAACACTTTGAAGTAGAGGAGACTCAACTCTTCAGAGGAAAACTCTGCTCCAACAGACATACCCAGGGATCGGTACAGACCGGCGATACAATCctacaaaaaaatgcaaaaaggtcAGTTctagtttacacacacacaaagaaaacagatgCAGTTCTAACCCAACATCAAAACAGCTTACCTGCTCCATGTTTTCACCACTGTGAACTGATAAATTATACAGGCTGTTGCTATAGATACAGCTGTCTTCTGGACAACAGCTGTATCAGGTTACCAAGCAACAAAAGTGACAGTTTATCTGTCAGAGGGAGAAATATGAGACATGACCATGTTGCACATTACACCTGTCTGAAAAGTGAAATGGTATATTATTTTGCCTGTGGCATACATCATATAAATGATCACAGATCCTACTGGTAAGTTCAtggtaacactttattttatggGTCTGCAAGTTAATAAGAAATTACTTGAGAAAGGGACATGTAATTGgtattatttatcaaaaaacaGGAACATACAACAAGAATTACACTATGTGATCTTTATAAGCAGCTGTTCACTGAGAGAAACTTTGATTAAAGAACTGCTACATTCAATCCTAGTGTATAATCATAccttattcatttattatttgaaacattattcTCGATATAAGTTTAAATTTATGGTCacatttttgcaaattaagcTAACCTGTAGTGATTATTTGATTAGAAATGTTACAATTCCACACCTCCTCCTATGTAAGTGGACAAATGACTTATTTAATTCAAGGGAACCTCATAGGAAATCAGCTTGAGTAGAAATTCATTAGCAAAAATATTAGTGACGTTTTTGTTTATCCGTACAAAGAAAAGCGACACAAAGAGTACCTGAGAGTATGAGGCGTATGAACTATCAAAGTAGTAAATAATACTGTTGAAATAATCTGAAGGCTGTGGACAAAATCATGTGTAAAACAGAACAAGTAGGGACAATATTATCGATcatgtgaaattaaaacatCAAATCCTTGTGAAGTATAAATATTCAGTGCTAcatgtaacaaaacaaaaacgttgATTAAAAAACGCTAAAATGCAGTGATTTACCTATTTTAAATCCACAGGTCATGGAGGTTcatctgtttttccattttaaaattcaGTATACAGTAACAGAGGCTTCTGCAGTCCTTGTTTGGATTGAAGATTGTTAGAGGCGgcagtgcatgtgtgagtgtgggtcCATTCGATAGTGAGCAGTTCAAAGAATTACAGGGGTTTATCATGAATGATCTTGGGGCACTTTTCTGGCTGTATGCAGTAGTTGTTGTGTAGAACCAGACCAGCAGGACACTGGCAGCCAGGGACACAGGGCTTGAAGCAGTGGCTCTCTATCACCCCGAGAGGTACGTCAGCGTTAAGGCAGGTTACAGGACAGGGGGGGCCGCACTCGTCAAACACAAAGCCCCTCTCCACTGGACAGCCCACAGCTGCGAAAGACAGTgacaaggaaaaaaacaatgtgagaCACTGTGACAGCTTCAACTGTGATGAGTTCAACTGCCAATTTGTATTATTAGAGCCTTAATAGTTGTGAAGGACTGAGCAGTGTacaacaggagcaggaggacTTTGAGATTTTGATCAAAAACAGAGCATGAGTCAACAAGTATGTTTTgagattagaaaaataaatgattatgaatattatttaaCTGCAAGTGCGTATAGTAAAATTCTTATTCATCAcgccttttatttattaatgtttacacaaaaagtgtttaaaacttggtttgaaaatgatgtgtttCCTGATAACATTGTCAATGAGGACAGAATTATCTTTCTACTTGCATAACCCTCTTCGCAAAAGCAATGATACAAATATGACTCATAGATGTAATCTCAATTAACTGCTCACTGTCAAACTGATTGTTTCCCACTGCTCATAGTAAAAAGCTGATTAAGAAAGGGTGTCATCAggatcttttttcttttcctcaccACACAGAGATGGGCTCCTCCATTGCAGGATGACTCCGGCCTCACTGCACTGACTGGCGTAGGCCTCCAGTGTGTCACACAGACACTCTTCAGTGTTGGCCCCGCAGGCACAGAGGTCATACACACAGGCGCCGTACCACGGCTCAGGAGGCACCACACGATGGCACGGCTTAAAGACTGCAGACTTCAGCACCTTGCAGCGAGCGTTAGCCCCCTTCTTGGCCTGGTAGCCTGCTTCTTTACAGGGGTCCACATCCTTGCCGGGGCGACAGGATGAGAGGGAGTGGCTACCGTTTGTGACCTAAAATGacagttgttttatttgcatgcagataaaagtcttgttttgaatgacaattttacttttttcctaggtctctcttgtttttattttaccctcCAGCTGTTGCCAAAGTCAGACTCTGATAGGCTGATCCGTCCGCTAGGCATGCGGAGGTCATCCTGGTAGTAGTTGTTGAAGTTTCCACACAGGCCACACGTGTGGCTCTTATAGGATCCAGGCACACTCACTTCCAGATGTGAGCGGCCACTCCACAGAACCTAAAGGGGGACCAGCAAGCATAACTGTGTGAAAAAAACTGGGACTCAAATTTTTTCCAATCAGCTTATACAAATAGACAAAAgatgaaatacaaatactgtaccTTGAGGCCGATGTTAGTGTTGAGTAAGATAGTGTTGCTTTGTCGTTCTACATAGATGTATGGTTCTCTAAGGAATGGCAAAGTCACAATGTCCCCATTCACCTGAAGAGTAGAAAATGGCTGAGTAGATGCATAACAAACACATAACTATACAGAAATAATTTGCAGTAACTGTCCACACAAACCTTCACAACCCAGTCCTGGAGTAGCTGCACTGTGACGTCTCCGATAAACACAGTCACCTCTTTAGTCCAGGAAACTCCTTTACGCCCACGATCATCGTTAGTGGCATGAATACTGATCAAACAAGAAGGAGTGATTTAGCAGGGCATAAagaatatttgtcttttattaaatgtttttatggttATTGAAATGTCATGCtgattgatgttttgttttcctttcctacATGCCATCACATTTTGTATAATAAGAAATATGCATTAAACCCCTTCCCTCATTTAGAAACTGaactcttaaaacaaacaattctgACCCCTAGTTTAAATGGTTGTGGTCTTAACTTGTATTTTAACTAAGCAGTTTAAACGAGgatgatttttttgtttatcagaTCATTCaattaaaaggatttttttaCAGGGCCGACAAATAGAGAAGTATTTGACTGAACCTGTTTACTTCCATAAAGAACTACCATGTTGACCCACTCACCTGAAGTCTCCACCTTCACAGTCCTGTGCCAGGATGTATGTGCACGCTCCCTGGAAGTGCAGCATGCGGCCATCGAAGGTGCGATAATGAGGGTCGCCGAAGGCAATGCAGGTGGCTGGACGAGGAAGGCAGTGAGGACAACACAAACCCGGTACAATGGCTGGCATCTCATCCTGagggcaaacaaacacacacacacacacacacacacacacacacacacacacacacacacacacacacacacacacacacacacacacacacacacacacacacacacacacacacacacacacaaacacagagaataaTGAGGCATTATGGCAACACTGCAGATGATGAagacttgtgtgtttgtttgttgtactGACTGTTGCACAGGTGAGGGGAGGGCAGCGTTCACTGTGACAGTGTACATCTCCAGACACACACGTACAGCCAGTGCACTCATCCACCTGCCACTGTTCGCTAGCGTGATACACTGTTCCCTGGTACAAACACGATGCTCCTGagtctatacacacacacacacacacacacacacacacacacacacacacacacacacacacacacacacacacacacacacacacacacacacacacacacacacacacacacaaatgttaaaattaGCAGAATAGTACAGTATTTTAAGCTCACTTTATTGGATGGCCAGGATACCTTGGCATTCATAGCAGCATTTCCCAGGAATCTTCACTCTCTTCTGGTCATTCAGGCAAACTTCAGGTAAACACTCTTCAATGCTGCACTCAATATAGCCCAACTAAGGATGAAACACAGGAAGAACAGGTTTGTTCCGAGGTACATGGTCTGAATAGATACAATACGAATGAAGTAGCTTCTACGCCTCCAAATCAATGAAGCGTTCTTTAGTAGGACTTAACtattttctattggatttgAGTTATAATTTAAAACTTCAACCGGTGttaaatttgaaatatatttatcaagccaaatagttttaaaagtttaaatctTACAGTCATTAGTAAAATCATTGCAAGTATTTCTGTACGACTCACGATACAGGTACATGTGACGCAGTCGTCATcactgtctgtccagctgctgcCGTTCGCCACGTGTCTGTTCTGACCCTCTATCACACAATCTGTATGAAACACAGGAGAAGCATCACAATGTTGAATGTTTTAATGCCAGTAAGActtcattgttttaaaaggcACTGCAAGCAGACAATAGGGAATGGAAAGATGGTATTATCTCACCTTTACACACAGGGCAGCATGAGTCTGGAGAATTAAACTGTTCATTATAAGGGCAAGTGAGTGGAGGGCAGTTTTGGTGTAAGCAGGTCCATGTCAAGTCCTAAattacagacacagaatcacaTGGTATGTTGATTGTAATTAAATAATCACCAACAACTTAAATCTCAAGGTGCAGAGGAGTCAAACTAATCATGACTGAAAATTGTACTTGATTTCCTACAGATGATTCGTACAGATGATATTTCTACAGCTCAATTGTGGCTGCATACATGTTTTCATGTCAGGCAATAACATGCTGTGTCAGTGTCATTGTCTTCCTTCAGCTGCAAACTGACTCACAATTCACTTATTGCATCTTTTTCCTGACACACTGTATTCATAACACAGCCTGAGCTAAGTGTTTTTGCTGCAGTACCTGGCACTGGCAGGTAAAACAAGGATCATCCGTCGCAGAGACCTCGTTACCAATCAGTGCAGAAGTGCAGTTACTGA
Above is a genomic segment from Eleginops maclovinus isolate JMC-PN-2008 ecotype Puerto Natales chromosome 2, JC_Emac_rtc_rv5, whole genome shotgun sequence containing:
- the LOC134881558 gene encoding uncharacterized protein LOC134881558 isoform X2; translated protein: MHGNVRGVQSLRKAARHCWARLASEGVHSILPSPWQGQSIGEWHQAWGCLSLSDVLHLVEVKYDVVTHLLYTEMLQEHYTLSIWETLLPWQQQEEREGLGDCADEALVSGDMLRLSELPGAFRIYRACLKSSPESREQSWSAVSLLCELHTFRQQEKDSLTALGQRLDRESLRLFCLFISLATLRAQREKMSYSALLAARQSWETWPHVESPCRAEQAALWLHSEEEEQKKDFISVSPQQRAVLQLLVLTQEQEREHLVQLAHRVSMEDLQDPVCTVPLKEESNPEAALRTGCVKRLRQIYTGLQSTNDTQTPLKQTKNQPHISSQTAVWYKHQLEHCSLLLLIHLMELQEVQATTLLPALEGESAERLQALQDEYKSELQAPLYTNFLQLISGAPLTSILTTDPNSKESSSNEQIAAQSCISGQVDAQNSSNVPDEASSVDSVSDLQVVQATECTDEQDICTGCGAVMEDLPYLEILSVSNATSNTHQSHAADGGAQEEDVSTATKSPQSYEKQGSLIAFAWSQPAEEDTDYEAAGAAGGEQGQEVRSSDTSSTAEHTQCEETSAESDREEKKPTQLHSESTDQSADQQGSTVEQERAISYRPEDGDFECDPQTKALVEETLQALNIFEPPEVEQHAGDYCSELENDETPNVDREMLEVEMCANEPWDLRGPEPSHVEYHEYNSQVTVDCSPAGGEAMRESTMTERERAREPVSAMERERTMRNLVDMQKKVEQRQQRDKERQLLRVQEHLSIIQNRKAEEDLLGLKHTDRLRHLTQDLPQEDKNQQKTVVRERLEQLRRERSYVMQSKRDRNTAGFKELLGPVALHSRETNDGAD
- the LOC134881558 gene encoding uncharacterized protein LOC134881558 isoform X1, with protein sequence MHGNVRGVQSLRKAARHCWARLASEGVHSILPSPWQGQSIGEWHQAWGCLSLSDVLHLVEVKYDVVTHLLYTEMLQEHYTLSIWETLLPWQQQEEREGLGDCADEALVSGDMLRLSELPGAFRIYRACLKSSPESREQSWSAVSLLCELHTFRQQEKDSLTALGQRLDRESLRLFCLFISLATLRAQREKMSYSALLAARQSWETWPHVESPCRAEQAALWLHSEEEEQKKDFISVSPQQRAVLQLLVLTQEQEREHLVQLAHRVSMEDLQDPVCTVPLKEESNPEAALRTGCVKRLRQIYTGLQSTNDTQTPLKQTKNQPHISSQTAVWYKHQLEHCSLLLLIHLMELQEVQATTLLPALEGESAERLQALQDEYKSELQAPLYTNFLQLISGAPLTSILTTDPNSKESSSNEQIAAQSCISGQVDAQNSSNVPDEASSVDSVSDLQVVQATECTDEQDICTGCGAVMEDLPYLEILSVSNATSNTHQSHAADGGAQEEDVSTATKSPQSYEKQGSLIAFAWSQPAEEDTDYEAAGAAGGEQGQEVRSSDTSSTAEHTQCEETSAESDREEKKPTQLHSESTDQSADQQGSTVEQLTLEERAISYRPEDGDFECDPQTKALVEETLQALNIFEPPEVEQHAGDYCSELENDETPNVDREMLEVEMCANEPWDLRGPEPSHVEYHEYNSQVTVDCSPAGGEAMRESTMTERERAREPVSAMERERTMRNLVDMQKKVEQRQQRDKERQLLRVQEHLSIIQNRKAEEDLLGLKHTDRLRHLTQDLPQEDKNQQKTVVRERLEQLRRERSYVMQSKRDRNTAGFKELLGPVALHSRETNDGAD